CCCCCGCACCCTATCTTTTGCCCCTTCTTGCCCCACTTTCGGCCCGGCGCCCCCCTCACTCTCGGCCCTGCTCTCACTCCCTTACCCCCCGCGCCAGCTCCCATTCTCGACCCCCTCTCACTCTTGACCCCACTCTGACTGTCGCCCCTGCGCCCGCCCCGGTCTGATTCTCGCCCCAGCCCCGCCTTGCTGTCACCCGTGCCCGCCTTGCCCCTGCGCCCACTCTCACCCCTGCGCCCACTCTCGCTCACGCTTGtccccgctctcactctcgctcccactctctTCCGCCACCGTGCCCACTCTCGCTCTCAAACCGCATTCCCTTACCTCGCCCTCTATCTCTGCATACaatgtcgacagtgcagaaggaggccatttgtcgtattgagtctgaactgaccctccaaaagtaCGGTCTGCCAcagcccaacctaacctgcacttctttggactgtgggacgaaaccggagcacccggaggaaacccacgcagacacggggagaacgtgcagactccgcacagacagtcacccaaggcaggggtggaacctggcactttgaagcagcagtgctaaccactgtgcaaccgttccACCCTCCCTCTTTCACAGTGCTGTGTGTTGCCcccacatcccctctctctctctctctctcgctctctgactacTCGCTGTTTCGTTGTGCAGGATCAAACAGGGAACCGGGTTCCAGTATTCGGAGATGATATTCTTCGACGATGAGCACAGGAATATTGTGGATGTCGGTAAATTAGGTAAATGCTTTCTCCTTTCCTCTGAATCCCGCTGCGACAGCCCCCCTCACCAACGCCCCGTCCCGGGCACACACCGGGAAAGTGTTAAGACGGAAAGTGTTAAGAGTATTTAAcggcacagaaaaggccattcggcccatctgctccATTCCCATGGTGTTTTGTCCCTcgcgagccctccccccccccccccccccccccctcaatcacatccttccaatcCTTTTGCTCTCTCGTTTGCATGTTTCCCCGGCTTCCCCTGACGCTGTTCACCTCCGCTACCTCTCTGTCAGTCACGTGTCCCACCTTCTCACTGCTCGCTCCTCAGGGACCGTTTCAAACTCATGGCCTTTGAGGACGCCTCTGAAACGCGTTTGTGAGAACTGATCCTCTCTCTCCGGTTCAGCCCTCCCTATTTATGCTTCTCCAGTCCAGCTCCCCCGGCCACATCCTGAGCTGCTTCAGCCTCACCCTCTCCTCgcgcccccttctccccccccctccttgcgcacccccctctccccctccttgtgACCCCTCCACGCGCCTCCCTCCACGCGCCATGTCcccccctcacacctcctctccccctcctccgcgCGCCAtgtcccccccctcgcaccccctctgctgctcctcgtgCCCCCCTCCTCTTGCCACCCGCCCTTCTCTACCCCCCTGCCCCTTCTCTCCccgtctcaccctctttctctttcacccttctcatcgcccccccccccccccccccacccccccggttctCAGTCCTGTCTTATGCCTCCCTCTCTCTTTTCCAGGTGTCCACTGTATCCACGTAGCCAATGGGATGACTCTGAAGCTGCTGATGGACGGACTGGAGAAATACGCGCGGTCGCAGAACACTCAGAGCTGAGGCCGGGAGTCCCAGCCAGCCGGCTGGCCGCTCAATCCATAGCACAAGTTGTGAATTTTTAATAACCCTATTTAAAAGTGCGTGCCTGCGCCGGACGGTGTAGCTGGACGCAAGGACCCTTTATTTGAACCCTTGTGTACTGTGCGGGCACGTGAAACGTTTGGAACTGCCTCCTGTTTTCGTCCTCAATGCTTTCCCGAAGCGTAATGTCCTGAAACATTTGTACCTGATCCCCTGTcgtggaatgtgggtgttgctggccaaGGGAGTGGAAATTGTTGGTGTTGCTGGCCAAGGGAGTGGAAATTGTTGCCCTCATCTCTAATTGCTCCCTGGAACAGCCATttccgagaggggggggggcgtgaggacacagttaagagtcaaccgcattgctctgtgggtgggcggtggggggggaaaagtctggagtcacatgtaggccagatcggggtaaggatggcagatttccccttCCCTAAAGGGggatatcagtgaaccaggtgggttttttttAACGACGAaacgatgatagttgtcatggtcatcattaccggGATTAGCGCCATGTATTCCAGATtttactaattgaatttaaattcccaccAGCTGcccattggtgggatttgaacgtgtGTTTTTTCTAGCCCCCCCCCACAGAGTAATAAcctggggcctctggattactagtccagtgacataacgGTTTATCCCCTTGGACTTGACTCCACCATCAactactgccccccccacccccctgccaccacCATAAGAGAAAACATCAGCTGACCTTCTAACACTCTTAACGTCATATGGCCGCAGCAGCCTATTGGTTCTTATTGTTGGGCAGGTAGGAGTTGGCAAGTACcaccctctcttttccccctccaccccaccccaccttcttTCAGTGATCAGGCGATGAGGATAaacattaggagcaggagtaggccattcagcccttcgagcctgcttcctcCGCCGTTTGGCACGATCGCAGCTGATCTGATCGTGGGCCTCGACCCCTGTCGATCAGAACTCTCTCTAACtcgggccttgaatatattcagtgacccgcagcctccgctgcttgtgtggggggagaggattccacagactgacctgcctctgagagaagaaattcctcctcatccccgtcTTCAATGGGAGACCCCCCTCATTTTCAAACTgtgctccctcccctctctcacctgTGCTCTTAGCATTAAGGAATTTTACTGCGCATCCCTCCCCCTCGAACCATCACACTCTGTGCCTTGTGGGACAGGGGAGCTCTTAACCTCCAAGCCTGTCCAGAAAGGCCCGCCTCCTTCATCCTCTATCTCGTTCAAACCACTGGAACCATTCTGTGGGAGTCGATGCAAGTGCGAACTCCCTCTCCTGGGGCCTGCCGAAAAATGATGGTGAATCCGGGGCGggggggttaaaaaaaaaaaaaaaagatcaaaATGGACTGTCACTCATGGTGGATGTTCCGCCCAATCTATTTCCTGTAAACTTCGAATATGGGGAAATAAATGCTTCAGATTTTCCGACTCGGTTTAAAAACTGAACAGCAACGAAAGTTGACGCAAGTTAGTGATCTCGCAGCGACCACTTAGAGACGCACGTTTTCATCACACACCAAACTGGGAGCGGGagtagaggccactcggcccctccctcctgctccgccattcgacacAATCACGgccgatctgattgtgacctcaactccacattcccgccgacccccccccccaataacctttcacccccccccccttgttaatcaagaatttatccagctcggccttaaaaacattcagagactctgcttccaccgccctttgacTCTCAACCcgctgagagaaaatatttctcctcaccttcgttttaaatggccaaccccttatttttaaacagcaacCTCCTTTTCTAggtcctcccacaagaggaaacatcctctccaaatccACCATGTCACAATCCCCTCAGGGTGCTAAAGACTTTGATCAAATCGCCTCTCGCTCTTctcaactccagcagatacaagcccagcctgtcccaacctttcctcataagacaacccacccattccagataTTGAGTTTGgtaagccttctctgaactgcttccgacacatttacatctttcctgaaataaggagaccaacactgtacacagtgctccagctgtggtctcaccaacgttCTGTACAACtgaaagtggagatgccggcgttggactggggtgggcacagtaagaagtgttacaacgccaggttaaagtcccaacaggtttatttggaatcactagctttcggagcactgctcctaccTCAGACGTCAGATTGTCGCTCCGTAGCCCACTGAGCGTCGCCAAATGGCTGTCCTCGCCCGACCTTACTGACGTGGGTCAGGTGGGATCGGGTGGGTGGGGGTCCCTGGGTCCGGCGTCGGGAGTTTGAAAGGAACGTGGCGATGGTGCCCTGCCCATGGCCTCTCCCCTTTGATGGTCCCATTGAAAATAAGATGCCAAAAGGCTAGTTGCTTGCTGGCACACTAGATGAGAGACAGGCGGCCTCTcgggaaattgtgtgtgtgtgtgtgtgtgtgtgtgtgtgtgtgtggctattccGGTGGTGGAACAGAAGGGAGGAATTGGGAGGCTCCTCTGActttggaggaggttatggaggatATGGGTCTGATGCAGTCAGGGTAGAGGCCGGACGGGTTAGAAGTTTTCCGGGTTGTTGGCCCCAGTGCTGCTGGAGATGTTTGAACATTCCACGATTCAGAGGACGTTGCCAGCCACATTGGCGCAGGCATCGTCTCTTTAATCtcaaaagaaggataaggatccgacacAGCGTGGGTCGCATCGACCCATTTCACTATTGAACGCggttgcaaagttgttggcgaaggtcttgGCTAGGCACATGGAACCCTGCCTCCCAGGAGTCATATCGGAGGAgcaggttttaaaaaatatatatatttattaaagttttttaacacaatttttctcccttacaaataacccccccccccccaacaaaaaaaaatgagaaatcgcgcagagcaagatatatacatggcaaaatgatatatttacacagctttgtacactggccctcacccgtacgtgccagtttccccaacccttcatgttatctcttgctcatccaccctcccaggcagtccccccccccttttccaggacgtcccctccaccacgccacccccccccccccccccccccgcccaaggttgctgctgctgctgaccgaccttcctctaacgctccgcgggat
This portion of the Scyliorhinus torazame isolate Kashiwa2021f chromosome 5, sScyTor2.1, whole genome shotgun sequence genome encodes:
- the LOC140419829 gene encoding magnesium-dependent phosphatase 1-like, whose amino-acid sequence is MEVLQTLKRDNIQIAAASRTGEVTGANQLLDLFKVDAYFCQKEIYPGSKVTHFARIKQGTGFQYSEMIFFDDEHRNIVDVGKLGVHCIHVANGMTLKLLMDGLEKYARSQNTQS